A genomic window from Erythrobacter sp. BLCC-B19 includes:
- a CDS encoding PAS domain-containing sensor histidine kinase, with protein MDLSPLSLVLIALVLAAWAVGAALVVLRANRSARRAKAMRTSLKRMQTLLDVAPALPLLVRVDGRIEAPDRLARMLGLAGMPKYLSELAAAPGNPKAGGLAQAQLDQLWAKIQATQKSAAPFRMAINLPNSQRSLALYGTLADPQVSPGGAALVWVFDFTESHSEMARLRAAAARATGDFAALVGLIEAAPMPMWFRDADLRLQLVNQAYVDAVGAMSAAEVVQGQIELLEPEEGRSPADIARTSLQSQDKSERIVAATIHGARRTLRVSDLPLGQEGVAGYAIDIEEQQQVARDFRAFRDAQRALLDQLSVGVALFDAEERLTFANRPFRRLFSLTDDAVEAHTPFERFLAEARERGRTPEVRDFPEWRRERTGWFGMRESMEEAWPLPGGTHLRVVAQPMPDGGLVLITEDRTESLALSAVRDTLLRTRTATLDSLFEALAIFAPDGSVQLWNRSFAGTWGLSPELLDQHPSADELLGAIGRNLVHPEEASLIGAAVRAATLDRREKEGKVELADGRTLRFAGIPLPDGNGLLTVLDITASQKAEQALRERAEALEEADAVKAKFLANMSYEFRTPLTTIGGYAELLKSGVAADPEAAGEYVDAILAAVERLTEQVENVLDLSQSEAGLLPIRKERVDVLDFLTTLVREREQAIIAAGLSLDLKGRRGRIIEADPRQMGRAIGNLLDNAIAGTPEDGRIVIEIRKPPVDAGWTVEIGIADNGRGMTSQELARALGGLKPDKDAPPEKRTGLGIPLARQLIEAHDGTLEMTSRKGAGTTAIIRLP; from the coding sequence ATGGATCTCTCGCCCCTTTCACTGGTGCTGATCGCGCTCGTTCTGGCCGCATGGGCGGTTGGAGCGGCGCTGGTTGTGCTGCGCGCCAACCGCAGTGCCCGCCGTGCCAAGGCGATGCGCACCAGTCTCAAGCGGATGCAAACCCTGCTCGATGTCGCCCCGGCGCTGCCGTTGCTGGTGCGGGTCGACGGGCGGATCGAAGCGCCAGACCGGCTCGCGCGGATGCTGGGGCTGGCCGGGATGCCCAAATACCTCTCGGAACTCGCTGCGGCGCCGGGCAATCCCAAAGCCGGCGGTCTGGCGCAGGCGCAGCTTGATCAGCTGTGGGCCAAGATCCAGGCCACGCAGAAGAGCGCCGCGCCCTTCCGCATGGCGATCAATCTGCCGAACTCGCAACGCTCGCTTGCGCTTTATGGGACGCTCGCCGATCCGCAGGTCTCGCCCGGCGGCGCTGCGCTGGTGTGGGTGTTCGATTTCACCGAAAGCCATAGCGAAATGGCCCGCCTGCGGGCGGCTGCTGCGCGTGCCACGGGTGATTTCGCCGCGCTCGTCGGATTGATCGAGGCCGCACCGATGCCGATGTGGTTCCGCGATGCCGATTTGAGGCTCCAGCTGGTCAATCAGGCCTATGTCGACGCGGTGGGTGCGATGAGTGCGGCCGAAGTGGTGCAGGGACAGATCGAGCTGCTCGAGCCGGAAGAGGGCCGTTCCCCGGCCGACATCGCCCGCACCAGTCTGCAATCCCAGGACAAGTCCGAGCGCATCGTGGCCGCCACCATCCACGGCGCGCGCCGCACGCTGCGTGTCTCCGATCTGCCGCTCGGGCAGGAGGGCGTGGCGGGCTATGCCATCGACATCGAGGAGCAACAGCAGGTCGCGCGTGACTTCCGCGCGTTTCGTGATGCGCAGCGCGCGCTGCTCGACCAGCTTTCGGTCGGTGTCGCGCTGTTCGATGCCGAGGAGCGGCTGACCTTCGCCAACCGTCCGTTCCGCCGCCTGTTCAGCCTGACCGACGATGCCGTCGAGGCGCACACGCCGTTCGAACGATTCCTCGCCGAAGCGCGCGAGCGTGGCCGCACCCCCGAAGTGCGCGACTTTCCCGAATGGCGGCGGGAACGCACCGGCTGGTTCGGGATGCGCGAGAGCATGGAGGAGGCTTGGCCGCTTCCGGGCGGCACGCATCTGCGGGTCGTTGCGCAGCCCATGCCGGATGGCGGGTTGGTGCTGATCACCGAAGACCGCACCGAAAGCCTCGCGCTCTCCGCCGTGCGCGACACCTTGCTGCGCACCCGGACAGCGACGCTCGATAGTCTGTTCGAGGCGCTGGCGATCTTTGCCCCCGATGGTTCGGTGCAGTTGTGGAACCGCAGCTTTGCAGGCACCTGGGGGCTCTCGCCCGAATTGCTCGATCAGCATCCCAGCGCTGACGAACTGCTCGGCGCGATCGGGCGCAATCTGGTGCATCCGGAAGAGGCGAGCCTGATCGGCGCGGCGGTGCGCGCGGCAACGCTCGACCGGCGCGAGAAAGAGGGCAAGGTGGAGCTCGCCGACGGGCGCACCCTGCGCTTTGCCGGGATTCCGCTGCCCGACGGCAATGGCCTGCTGACAGTGCTCGACATCACCGCCTCACAAAAGGCCGAGCAGGCCCTGCGCGAGCGCGCCGAGGCATTGGAGGAGGCCGACGCCGTCAAGGCCAAGTTCCTCGCCAACATGAGCTACGAATTCCGCACGCCGCTCACCACCATCGGCGGCTATGCTGAACTGCTGAAGAGCGGCGTGGCGGCTGACCCTGAGGCGGCGGGCGAATATGTCGATGCGATCCTCGCCGCGGTCGAACGCCTGACCGAGCAGGTCGAGAACGTCCTCGACCTGTCACAGTCCGAAGCGGGGCTGCTGCCGATCCGCAAGGAGCGGGTCGACGTGCTCGACTTCCTCACCACGCTGGTGCGCGAGCGTGAACAGGCGATCATCGCTGCCGGGCTCAGCCTTGATCTCAAGGGACGGCGTGGCCGGATCATCGAGGCCGACCCGCGCCAGATGGGCCGGGCGATCGGCAATCTGCTCGACAATGCCATCGCGGGAACGCCAGAGGACGGGCGGATCGTGATCGAGATCCGAAAGCCGCCGGTCGATGCAGGCTGGACGGTCGAGATCGGGATTGCCGACAATGGCCGCGGCATGACCTCGCAGGAGCTGGCGCGTGCGCTGGGCGGGTTGAAGCCCGACAAGGACGCACCTCCGGAAAAGCGCACAGGCCTTGGCATACCGCTGGCCCGCCAGTTGATCGAGGCGCATGACGGCACGCTCGAAATGACAAGCCGCAAGGGCGCGGGCACCACTGCGATCATCCGTCTGCCGTGA
- the ahcY gene encoding adenosylhomocysteinase, with protein sequence MATLAAAPTHEYVIKDIALAPFGRDEIMIAETEMPGLMALREEYGAAQPLKGARITGSLHMTIQTAVLIETLVALGAEVRWATCNIFSTQDHAAAAIAARGIPVFAIKGETLAEYWDYVGRIFDWASEADPDLTCNMILDDGGDATMFALWGARLEAGEEMGEPTNAEEIEFQRALKAFVAAKPGYLTKTVKAIKGVSEETTTGVMRLYQIAKQGKLPFPAINVNDSVTKSKFDNLYGCKESLVDAIRRATDVMLAGKVACVAGYGDVGKGSAASLRDGGARVMVTEIDPICALQAAMDGFEVVTMEDAVKRADIFVTATGNEDVITAAHMQAMKPMAIVCNIGHFDSEIQIAALSNYEWKEIKEGTDLVTFPDGKSIIVLAKGRLVNLGCATGHPSFVMSASFTNQTLAQIELFTKSDEYENDVYVLPKHLDEKVAALHLEKLGVKLTQLSDKQASYIGVPQAGPFKPDHYRY encoded by the coding sequence ATGGCCACCCTCGCTGCTGCCCCGACCCACGAATATGTCATCAAGGACATCGCGCTCGCCCCCTTCGGCCGCGACGAGATCATGATCGCGGAAACCGAAATGCCCGGACTGATGGCGCTGCGCGAAGAATATGGCGCGGCCCAGCCCCTGAAGGGCGCGCGCATCACCGGCTCGCTGCACATGACGATCCAGACCGCGGTGCTGATCGAGACGCTGGTGGCGCTGGGCGCGGAAGTGCGCTGGGCGACCTGCAACATCTTCTCCACGCAAGACCACGCCGCCGCCGCGATCGCCGCGCGCGGCATCCCCGTCTTCGCGATCAAGGGTGAAACCCTCGCCGAATATTGGGACTATGTCGGCCGCATCTTCGATTGGGCCTCGGAAGCCGATCCCGATCTCACCTGCAACATGATCCTCGACGATGGTGGTGACGCCACCATGTTCGCGCTGTGGGGCGCACGCCTTGAAGCGGGCGAGGAAATGGGCGAGCCGACCAACGCCGAGGAAATCGAGTTCCAGCGCGCGCTCAAGGCCTTCGTCGCCGCCAAGCCGGGCTACCTCACCAAGACGGTGAAGGCGATCAAGGGCGTTTCGGAAGAGACCACCACGGGCGTGATGCGCCTCTACCAGATCGCCAAGCAGGGCAAGCTCCCGTTCCCGGCGATCAACGTGAACGATTCGGTCACCAAGTCGAAGTTCGACAACCTCTACGGCTGCAAGGAATCGCTGGTCGACGCGATCCGCCGCGCGACCGACGTGATGCTCGCCGGCAAGGTCGCCTGCGTTGCCGGTTACGGCGATGTCGGAAAGGGCTCGGCCGCGAGCCTGCGTGACGGCGGTGCCCGCGTGATGGTCACCGAGATTGACCCGATCTGCGCCCTTCAGGCCGCGATGGACGGCTTCGAAGTCGTCACCATGGAAGACGCGGTGAAGCGCGCCGACATCTTTGTCACCGCCACCGGCAACGAAGACGTCATCACCGCCGCGCACATGCAGGCGATGAAGCCGATGGCGATCGTCTGCAACATCGGCCACTTCGACAGCGAGATCCAGATCGCCGCGCTTTCCAACTACGAGTGGAAGGAAATCAAGGAAGGCACCGACCTTGTCACCTTCCCCGATGGCAAGTCGATCATCGTGCTCGCCAAGGGCCGCCTCGTGAACCTCGGCTGCGCCACCGGCCACCCGAGCTTCGTGATGAGCGCGAGCTTCACCAACCAGACGCTCGCCCAGATCGAACTGTTCACCAAGTCGGACGAATACGAGAACGACGTCTACGTTCTGCCCAAGCACCTTGATGAAAAGGTCGCCGCGCTCCACCTCGAAAAGCTGGGCGTCAAGCTGACCCAGCTTTCGGACAAGCAGGCGAGCTACATCGGCGTGCCGCAGGCCGGCCCGTTCAAGCCGGACCACTACCGCTACTAA
- a CDS encoding peroxiredoxin — MTISVGDKIPEVTLIKATAEGPQPVKSSDYFAGKKVALFSVPGAFTPTCSARHLPGFVEKAEELKAKGVDEIVGTAVNDAFVMGAWNKAAGSDAITMLADGNAEFVEAIGLTMDGSGFGLGKRGQRFSMVINDGVVEQLNVEEPGDFKVSSAEHMLGQL; from the coding sequence ATGACCATTTCCGTTGGCGACAAGATCCCCGAAGTCACGCTGATCAAGGCCACCGCCGAGGGCCCGCAGCCGGTCAAGTCGTCCGACTACTTCGCTGGCAAGAAGGTCGCGCTGTTCAGCGTGCCCGGCGCTTTCACCCCGACCTGCTCGGCGCGCCACCTGCCGGGCTTCGTTGAAAAGGCAGAGGAGCTGAAGGCCAAGGGTGTCGACGAGATCGTCGGCACCGCCGTCAACGACGCCTTCGTGATGGGCGCGTGGAACAAGGCCGCCGGCAGCGATGCCATCACCATGCTGGCGGACGGCAATGCCGAATTCGTCGAGGCAATCGGCCTCACCATGGACGGCTCGGGCTTTGGTCTGGGCAAGCGCGGCCAGCGCTTCTCGATGGTGATCAACGACGGCGTCGTGGAACAGCTGAACGTCGAAGAGCCCGGCGATTTCAAGGTGTCGAGCGCGGAGCACATGCTCGGCCAGCTCTAA
- a CDS encoding cytochrome b/b6 domain-containing protein, giving the protein MTDPAEAATARPRDVSVWDPLLRLTHWSFPLLIPAMWWTAENSKWALHKRLGLVLLGVLAFRVLWGFLGPETARFSQFVKGPGAVLAYLRGDRSAGPAIGHSPLGGWSTIALIGAMLVQVSLGLFAGDPYDGMTGPLNSLVGVALADTITEVHETFFWVVAGLVGLHLAAITFYAVKGDDLLSPMVGGSRPPMAGVEGIGAMPWGRGLLAVALAAGLALWVTFGAPPLT; this is encoded by the coding sequence ATGACCGATCCGGCCGAGGCCGCAACCGCGCGCCCGCGCGACGTCAGCGTGTGGGACCCCTTGCTGCGCCTCACTCACTGGAGCTTTCCGCTGCTGATCCCTGCCATGTGGTGGACAGCGGAGAACTCCAAGTGGGCGCTGCACAAGCGGTTGGGGCTGGTGCTGCTCGGGGTGCTGGCGTTCCGGGTGCTGTGGGGCTTCCTCGGGCCGGAGACGGCGCGCTTTTCGCAATTCGTGAAGGGGCCGGGGGCGGTGCTCGCCTATCTCAGGGGCGACCGGAGCGCCGGGCCTGCCATCGGCCACTCGCCGCTGGGCGGGTGGAGCACCATCGCTTTGATCGGGGCGATGCTGGTGCAGGTCAGCCTCGGGCTGTTTGCGGGCGATCCCTATGACGGGATGACCGGGCCGCTCAACAGTCTGGTCGGCGTGGCGCTGGCGGACACCATCACCGAAGTGCACGAGACGTTCTTCTGGGTGGTGGCGGGTCTTGTCGGCCTGCATCTGGCGGCGATCACCTTCTATGCGGTGAAGGGCGATGATCTGCTCAGCCCGATGGTCGGCGGATCGCGCCCGCCGATGGCCGGGGTTGAGGGGATCGGTGCGATGCCATGGGGCAGGGGACTTCTCGCGGTGGCGCTCGCCGCCGGACTGGCGCTGTGGGTCACCTTTGGCGCGCCGCCACTGACATGA
- a CDS encoding c-type cytochrome, whose protein sequence is MLRTSAHRFLVAAALAGTLAACSGEAASDGAEAAKPAGEAPPVIKERHDNFEEIGDAFKAVRGELEKDAPDFTLIAAKANDINARAMKIETHFPAGTSTADGFKTEALPAIWEKPEEFKAAATKLVDESAKLATLAAGGDKAAVGAQAMAMGGACKGCHDQFRLDDKK, encoded by the coding sequence ATGCTGCGCACGTCCGCCCACCGCTTCCTTGTCGCTGCCGCTCTGGCCGGGACGCTGGCCGCCTGTTCGGGCGAAGCCGCCAGCGACGGCGCTGAAGCCGCCAAGCCCGCAGGCGAAGCGCCGCCGGTGATCAAGGAACGGCACGACAATTTCGAAGAGATCGGCGATGCCTTCAAGGCAGTGCGCGGCGAGCTGGAGAAGGACGCGCCCGATTTCACACTGATTGCGGCCAAGGCGAATGACATCAACGCCCGCGCGATGAAGATCGAGACCCATTTCCCTGCCGGCACCAGCACGGCTGACGGCTTCAAGACCGAAGCGCTTCCCGCGATCTGGGAGAAGCCCGAGGAGTTCAAGGCTGCCGCGACCAAGCTGGTCGACGAAAGCGCCAAGCTCGCCACTCTTGCCGCAGGCGGTGACAAGGCCGCCGTCGGCGCCCAAGCGATGGCGATGGGCGGGGCGTGCAAGGGCTGCCACGACCAGTTCCGGCTCGACGACAAGAAGTAA
- the folE gene encoding GTP cyclohydrolase I FolE yields MNYVSAHDHDDEFDPENPLGKPEVPEHVQDAIRTLIAWAGDDPSREGLLDTPKRVGRAWLEYCEGYREDPAIHLTRQFTEVGGYDEIVLLKDIPFQSHCEHHMAPITGKAAIAYLPRNKVVGISKLARVLHGYAQRLQIQERLTAEVAQCIWDHLDPHGVAVVIEAQHGCMTGRGVKTPGVGMITSRILGCFLEDDRSRKEVMSLMGY; encoded by the coding sequence ATGAACTACGTTTCCGCCCATGATCACGACGATGAATTCGATCCTGAGAACCCCCTCGGCAAGCCCGAGGTGCCCGAACACGTGCAGGACGCGATTCGCACCCTGATCGCCTGGGCAGGTGATGATCCCTCGCGCGAAGGCCTGCTCGATACGCCCAAGCGGGTCGGCCGGGCCTGGCTTGAATATTGCGAAGGATACCGGGAAGATCCGGCCATCCACCTCACCCGGCAGTTCACCGAGGTCGGTGGCTATGACGAGATCGTGCTGCTGAAGGACATCCCGTTCCAGTCGCATTGCGAGCACCACATGGCGCCGATCACCGGCAAGGCGGCCATCGCCTATCTGCCGCGCAACAAGGTGGTGGGCATTTCCAAGCTCGCCCGCGTGCTCCACGGCTATGCGCAGCGCCTCCAGATCCAGGAGCGGCTCACCGCCGAGGTCGCGCAGTGCATCTGGGATCACCTCGATCCGCACGGCGTGGCCGTGGTGATCGAAGCACAGCACGGCTGCATGACCGGCCGCGGCGTGAAAACACCGGGTGTCGGCATGATTACCAGCCGTATTCTTGGCTGCTTTCTTGAAGACGACCGTAGTCGCAAGGAAGTCATGAGCCTGATGGGCTACTAA
- a CDS encoding metallopeptidase family protein — protein sequence MRAPTPEEFESAAHRVLARLPAPFRRELEGVVLRVEEFAAAEQLVALGIEDPYELTGLYEGVALTERSQWDSDVMPPVITLFRQPLLAEMEETGVGFAELVRHVVIHEAGHHFGLSDDDMHALEDAAED from the coding sequence GTGCGCGCCCCCACGCCTGAGGAATTCGAATCCGCCGCCCACCGCGTGCTGGCCCGGCTGCCTGCCCCGTTTCGGCGCGAGCTGGAAGGCGTGGTTCTGCGGGTCGAGGAATTCGCCGCCGCCGAGCAGCTCGTCGCGCTCGGGATCGAAGACCCCTATGAGCTGACCGGGCTTTATGAAGGCGTCGCCCTCACGGAACGCTCGCAATGGGATAGCGATGTGATGCCCCCGGTCATCACCCTGTTCCGCCAGCCGCTGCTTGCCGAGATGGAGGAAACCGGGGTCGGCTTTGCCGAGCTGGTGCGCCATGTGGTGATCCACGAGGCGGGACACCATTTCGGCCTGTCGGATGATGATATGCACGCGCTTGAGGACGCGGCGGAGGACTGA
- a CDS encoding (deoxy)nucleoside triphosphate pyrophosphohydrolase: MTRGFLAVVAAAMQRADGRWLMHRRPEGKHHAGLWEFPGGKVEPTEMPAETLVRELAEELGIHALAADCVPQGFAEDPGAGASESGGRGLVILLYTLRQWQDTPRALEGGAIGWFTPAEALALPKPPLDIVLARRLFENY, from the coding sequence ATGACACGGGGATTTCTGGCAGTGGTCGCTGCGGCCATGCAGCGCGCGGATGGACGCTGGCTGATGCATCGGCGACCGGAAGGAAAGCATCACGCCGGCCTGTGGGAATTCCCGGGCGGAAAGGTCGAACCAACTGAAATGCCAGCAGAAACGCTGGTGCGGGAACTGGCAGAGGAGCTTGGGATTCACGCCCTGGCGGCCGATTGCGTGCCGCAAGGATTTGCCGAAGATCCGGGTGCCGGAGCTTCCGAAAGCGGGGGCAGGGGGCTTGTCATTCTGCTTTACACGTTGCGGCAATGGCAGGACACGCCGCGCGCGCTTGAGGGCGGCGCAATCGGCTGGTTTACGCCGGCCGAAGCCCTCGCGCTGCCCAAGCCACCGCTCGACATCGTGCTGGCGCGGCGTCTGTTTGAAAATTACTGA
- a CDS encoding Flp family type IVb pilin has protein sequence MADSMAVKTTTHQSLGGMVASFLNRLRHDTSGATAVEYGLVVALITIAMISALWGVAEESTRMWSEVESRTVEAIEN, from the coding sequence ATGGCCGATTCTATGGCGGTCAAGACGACAACGCATCAATCTTTGGGGGGCATGGTGGCCAGTTTTCTGAACAGACTCCGTCATGACACCTCTGGTGCCACGGCCGTGGAATACGGCCTCGTCGTCGCCTTGATTACTATCGCCATGATCAGTGCACTTTGGGGTGTTGCTGAGGAATCGACGCGCATGTGGAGTGAAGTTGAATCACGTACTGTCGAGGCGATAGAAAATTGA
- a CDS encoding Flp family type IVb pilin, with translation MKFINKLIRDEQGATAIEYGLIAALIAVAAITAMTTLGETLEETFNEVDSEMQAGIDQN, from the coding sequence ATGAAGTTCATCAACAAGCTGATCCGCGACGAGCAGGGTGCAACCGCCATCGAGTACGGCCTGATCGCCGCTCTGATCGCCGTCGCCGCGATCACCGCCATGACCACCCTCGGTGAAACCCTCGAGGAAACCTTCAACGAAGTCGACAGCGAAATGCAGGCCGGCATCGACCAGAACTAA
- a CDS encoding M48 family metalloprotease, whose protein sequence is MARISRKLLLCGMAPVALAGCMGAGGAVPSASSPITPAEAQQGAQYHPQFLAEFGGAMSGPHAAYVEQVGKNIAVQSGLGNARESFTVSLLNSPVHNAFAVPGGYIYTTRQLVTLMNNEAELAGVLGHEVGHVAARHSQRRQQAAQKNTLLGGGLAILSGILLGDSQIGQTLSRTFLEGSQLLTLRFSRQQELEADDLGIQYLGKAGYDRRAMSTVLASLAAQNALDARLAGRNASVPEWASTHPDPASRVQSARTKADAAGLGGVTNRDTFLARIDGLLYGDDPAQGMIEGSTFIHPDLKLAFTAPQGFYMVNGTRAVSIQGQGGQAQMTTAAYAGNLETYVRQQFTAVGGQNSNLAPAQLQRTTVNGLPAVYGTARVNNGNSQVDLVVFAYEFARDQAFHFVAIAPAGRASTFNGMFQSMRRITAAEAAAVVPKKIQVVTVSRTDTVASLARRMAYPAAQEERFRVLNALGSADTVTPGQKVKLVVRAR, encoded by the coding sequence ATGGCCCGAATTTCACGCAAGCTGCTCTTGTGCGGCATGGCCCCTGTGGCGCTCGCCGGATGCATGGGCGCAGGGGGCGCCGTGCCCTCGGCCTCAAGCCCGATCACCCCTGCCGAGGCCCAGCAGGGCGCGCAGTATCACCCGCAATTCCTTGCCGAATTCGGCGGCGCGATGAGCGGGCCTCACGCGGCCTATGTCGAACAGGTGGGCAAGAATATCGCGGTGCAATCGGGCCTCGGCAATGCGCGCGAGAGCTTTACCGTGAGCCTGCTCAACTCGCCGGTGCACAATGCCTTCGCGGTGCCGGGCGGGTATATCTACACCACCCGCCAGCTGGTCACGCTGATGAACAACGAGGCGGAGCTGGCCGGCGTGCTGGGCCATGAAGTCGGCCATGTCGCCGCGCGCCATTCGCAGCGGCGCCAGCAGGCAGCGCAGAAGAATACGCTGCTGGGCGGGGGCTTGGCGATCCTGTCGGGGATACTCCTTGGCGATTCGCAGATCGGGCAGACCCTTTCGCGCACCTTTCTCGAAGGCTCGCAGCTGCTGACGCTGCGATTCTCGCGCCAGCAGGAACTGGAGGCGGACGATCTCGGCATCCAGTATCTGGGCAAGGCGGGGTATGACCGGCGGGCGATGTCGACCGTGCTGGCGAGCCTGGCGGCGCAGAATGCGCTCGACGCGCGGCTTGCCGGGCGCAATGCCAGCGTGCCCGAATGGGCCTCGACCCACCCCGACCCGGCAAGCCGGGTGCAAAGCGCGCGCACAAAGGCGGATGCGGCAGGCCTCGGCGGTGTCACGAATCGCGACACCTTCCTCGCCCGAATCGACGGGCTGCTTTACGGCGACGACCCGGCGCAGGGGATGATCGAAGGCAGCACCTTCATCCATCCCGACTTGAAGCTCGCCTTCACTGCGCCGCAGGGCTTCTACATGGTCAATGGCACTCGCGCCGTCAGTATCCAGGGGCAGGGCGGGCAGGCGCAGATGACCACGGCGGCCTATGCCGGCAATCTCGAAACCTATGTGCGTCAGCAGTTTACCGCAGTCGGCGGGCAGAACAGCAATCTGGCCCCGGCACAGTTGCAACGCACCACGGTGAACGGCCTTCCGGCGGTTTACGGGACGGCGCGGGTCAATAATGGCAATTCGCAGGTTGATCTGGTGGTCTTCGCCTATGAATTCGCGCGCGATCAGGCGTTCCACTTCGTCGCCATCGCGCCTGCGGGCCGGGCTTCGACCTTCAACGGAATGTTCCAGTCGATGCGGCGAATCACTGCGGCCGAGGCGGCGGCGGTCGTGCCGAAGAAGATCCAGGTGGTGACTGTCAGCCGCACCGACACCGTAGCGAGCCTTGCGCGGCGGATGGCCTATCCGGCCGCGCAGGAAGAGCGCTTCCGGGTGCTCAACGCGCTGGGAAGTGCCGACACTGTCACGCCGGGTCAGAAGGTGAAGCTGGTGGTGCGGGCGCGGTAG
- a CDS encoding acetyl-CoA carboxylase carboxyltransferase subunit alpha: protein MISYLDFEKPVAALEERITQLRSVNALHDVDVASEIGRLEAKSTELLASTYASLTPWQKTQVARHPQRPHFRDYVAQAFSDFMPLGGDRLYADDLAIMGGFARLNGRRVMLIGHEKGHDTQSRIRHNFGMGKPEGYRKAIRLMELASRFGLPVVTLVDTSGAFPGIEAEERGQAEAIARATEACLALEVPMVAAIVGEGGSGGAVALASANRVLMMEHAVYSVISPEGCASILWRTSEKAADAAQAMKVTAQDLKRINVIDRIVKEPVGGAHRDPAAAARLLGQALTEEIDQLSGQSPSALIAQREARFLGIGG, encoded by the coding sequence ATGATTTCCTACCTCGATTTCGAGAAACCGGTCGCAGCGCTTGAAGAGCGCATCACCCAGTTGCGCAGCGTCAACGCGCTGCACGATGTCGATGTCGCAAGCGAGATCGGCAGGCTGGAGGCCAAGAGCACCGAACTGCTGGCCAGCACCTATGCCTCGCTCACGCCGTGGCAGAAGACGCAGGTCGCCCGGCACCCGCAACGCCCGCATTTCCGCGACTATGTGGCGCAGGCCTTCAGCGATTTCATGCCGCTGGGCGGCGACCGGCTCTATGCCGACGATCTGGCGATCATGGGCGGCTTTGCGCGGCTCAATGGCCGCCGGGTGATGCTGATCGGGCACGAGAAGGGCCACGACACGCAAAGCCGCATCCGCCACAATTTCGGCATGGGCAAGCCCGAAGGCTACCGCAAGGCGATCCGCCTGATGGAACTTGCCAGCCGATTCGGCCTGCCGGTGGTGACGCTGGTGGATACCTCGGGCGCGTTTCCGGGGATCGAGGCGGAAGAACGCGGGCAGGCCGAAGCCATCGCCCGCGCGACCGAGGCGTGCCTTGCGCTCGAAGTGCCGATGGTTGCCGCGATCGTGGGCGAGGGCGGATCGGGGGGTGCGGTTGCGCTCGCCTCGGCGAACCGGGTGCTGATGATGGAGCACGCGGTCTATTCGGTGATCTCGCCCGAAGGCTGCGCCTCGATCCTGTGGCGCACCTCGGAAAAGGCGGCAGACGCCGCGCAGGCGATGAAGGTGACGGCGCAGGATCTGAAGCGGATCAATGTGATCGACCGGATCGTCAAGGAACCCGTCGGCGGTGCGCACCGCGATCCCGCTGCCGCCGCGCGGCTGCTGGGTCAGGCGCTGACCGAGGAAATCGACCAGCTCTCGGGCCAATCGCCGTCTGCTTTGATCGCCCAGCGCGAGGCGCGCTTCCTCGGGATCGGCGGCTGA